GAGAGGCAGCTGCCAGTATGCAATCTCGGATTTGAGAGCCATGTACTTGCTGCAGAATTCGTGGAGCGGCACCACCGAGAGCGGCTCGAGGTCTGAGAAACGCAGTTGGGGAGGAACCAAAAAACAGATTACGCAACTGAGGAGAGAAGGGGCATCCCCCGGCCGCTTCTCCAGTGACGGCGGCCGAACAACAAAGAGGAATCCCCTTTCACACGAGAGACTGCGCCACCGTTGCGTCACACCCTCGCCCGCGTGGATGGACGCGCTCTCCCCTGGCTAGCTCGATCTCGGTTCTGAGTGAGCCCGTACGCAAGGGAGATTTGAAACACGCCAAAAAGTCAATGCGTGACGAAGTTCAGGGAGATTCAAAACACCCCAAGGAATCAATGCGAGTCCAACCGAACACGAAGGCGGCACGCGTACCTAGCAGATGCTCCATGAGCAACTGGAAGCCGTCGAGAGGGCGGGTGATGATGATCGCGCCGTCCTCGGTCTTTGGAATCATGGGAGGGATCTCCTTGAATCCTTCGTTCCTAGCAATGAGCGCGAGACCTGAAGCCTGCACATCTGCGCGGTTCATCACATCGGGGGGAAGCACGAACTTGGTCTGCCCGATTTGAAAAGTCGCCCCCGGCACGGGGCCGCCGCGAATCCACTCCATGACGCCTTCAATCATCggccgcctggcgccgctACGCCAGGGAAGGTTGCTGAAGCTGGTAAAGAACGACTACAAAAGGCAAAAAAGCGGCCAGGACTGGCCCGCGAGGCTCCGCCGGGGTTCCGCCGGCGAACGCGAGGAAAAAGTCGAGGTGAAACGGTACCTACAGCAGTTTCACACCACCGCGTGGCTCGACAAACCTGAAAACAAGCAGAAAAAGGCAGAGAAAACCACACAACAGAAGAGGGAATGCATCCTAGAAACGTGCAAGGTGTGCCACCAGACCAAGTTctcaggtgtacgtacaccgaCGGCATACACAGCGAAGAGTTTTTTTCCCAGTCTTTGCTGACCGTTCCTTGTCAACATAACGAAGAGCAGAACAGTAGAGCCGTAGACTACCTAACTGCGGCGTTCGTCTTGTTTTTAGACCCTTTCACCGCGATCTCAAGGCCAGCAGCATCGAAACGCGGCACCCGGCACCAAAAGGGCTCGCCGCTGGAAGTTGGCAGAGAAGCGCGACCACGGCTGTCAGAACACTGTGTACGTGGCTTCCGAATGGAGAAGAGTTCTGGGGTCAAGAATCCTGTGAGAACATAGTCTGTCCCGTTGATTCGAACGTGTGGTGCGCTCGCAATACACACACCATTGCGGCTAGTTACGTCGCTGGAAACTGTGATTTTCAACCGCTTATACCACTCGGCCCACGGCTAAAATGGATtggacgcgcagacgccgactgCTTACACTTTTGTCTGTTTCAAGGGCGGTTTTCAGCGCTGGTCGCCGGAGAAAATCTCATATTGCTGGTGTGGAATGCAGATCCCTGCTTCCGTCACGCCCACGAAAGTGGCAGCGTGTCCTGCACAGCTCGACGAGCTACTACGAGTTTGACAAGGAAAAATGCCTCTTTGCTCTCGCTTTTGCGCCTCAAATAGCGACTTGGAAGAGCTTTATACACGGCACATGTGAGAAAACCCGACGATCTGCCTAATGCAGCGGCTTCGACACGCCAGCCAGCcatcgctgcgtcgccgttcaGCCGCGGTTGGATACTGTGATGATGTGTTACCACAGCAACCACATGCAAAGAGCCTTGATTCCTCCCCTTACCTGGCGATTCGCCTCTGGTGAGGGAAAAGGCAGCCGGTTAAGTAAAAATAAGCAAGACATAGATGAAACGAAGGCAAAACCCGTGAAGAAGTTCCCTAtttcgctgccgctgacAACATGTCATAGAGTCTCAGCGCCGGGGAAGGACCCGTGCCGCGGAAGCTACGAACTGTCGGCAGCGTATACGCGTGAAGCTTCTCAAAGGTCTTCACTCCTCGCATCAAGCCGTCTATTTCTTAGCGGCGACGTGAGCTGCCTTCGGGCGCACAGGCGTTTTCGGAgctggcgcgggcgtcgtAGAGTCCGTTGCTGTTCTTGCCAAACTCCTGTTGCCCGAAGAGCAGCTGGACTGCCGCGTGTGAAGCGTTAGAGTTACCGCTCAGTCTCGCTGAGAAAGTGCTCCCGTAGCTTGCAGCGCTCGCACTATCGGAATTACTAACATGACAGACTAGGCCAATATCAGTTTTGTGCAGAACCGAGTCGACGCGCGGGCAAGGATGTACCTGCTGGGGCTATGAGGAACGAGCTTTCCCGCTTCGGTCACAAGCTACTTACATCTCATAAAACGGATTGCAAAAACAGGTTCAAGCAAAACCAGGGAGCGTCTTAGTAGACAGAAGGAATGGCTTTTGCTTGTCTCCCCAATGCGCGGCTCTCCGGTTTTACGAAGCTTCGAGAACGACTGGAAATTTGTAACCCACACGTAACGGAACAGCCGCGactgcgaggagagcgacaaaTCAGTCTGAAAGCAACCGAGACATCTGCTGCCTCACGCCAACAGCGGGCACACCGGACTCGGGTGCATCCCCGCCGCTGGACTGCAATCATTCATTTGGAAAATATTACGATTTCTCATCTGAAaccgccgcagccccccgCAGCCCCCCTTTGCTTGACTGTTCATGCCGCCCGCGACAAGTCTACGCTATCGCCTTTGTACGCTGCAGGCTTTCCGCGTGTTGCAGCAGAGGACCTCGCGGAGTGCTCAAAAAACTCTTGAAAACTGGTGAATCAATCTGTATGTATGGTGATTCCTTTCAATTAAAACGCTCCAGGTCTTCCAGAAAGCCCTTTCTTCCGAACCCAGTGCGCAAACGCTGGTAAGGATTGTGTCTACCAATTTTGCGGACTGTCGTAAGATCCTTTtagcggcgtctgcggggcCTCCCCTTCAAACTTGTCCGCGTGTGAGACTTGCTAAAACGGATCCTTCGACAAACGAAGGCGCACACACTGCCAAGTTTGAGAAGAACTGCGCGCGCCACGCGTACACCTACCACagacgctgcctcgccccGTCAACCCGCGGCCatacgaaaaaaaaaactagAACTCGCACTGAGCGCCAGGAAAAGTGCGCGAGCCTGTCTGCCTGCGCAAAGACAGGGCGGACCCTCGTGACAAAAACATGTgaagggggagaggaggggggggggtggcgcCCGAGTGCCCAGTCAGGCGAAAGCAGGCCTCTGCCGGTGACCGCGTGCGGCCTCAGAGGTTTCCTCGTTGCCCATCAAGGTGCTCTACCCGGTTCATCCTGcgcaaaaaagaaaaaacaaagagCTTCTTGGAACACCCGCGCGTCAGGCAGACGCATTTCTGCCCTGCTGCTGAgtttttcgcgcgcctcgtcttaCCAGTCGACGACGATGTACCGCGAGGACTTCttggcgggcgccgcgtagGCTACCGGAGaggtggcggccgcggaggaggcggagaacaGCCACTGCGTCTTgagaagcgcggcggacggctcaggcagcggcgcgaggctctccgTGACGCACGACAGCCGCAGTGACGTGACGCCCGTGTTGCTGAAGAGGAACGTGTGTGCCGCGGTGACCTCGTTGCCCCCGCGACACGCAGGCTtcccgagcgccgcgccaccCGGATGCGCAAAGAAGGGCGACACGGAGGAAACGTCCTCCGGACTCTTTGGCGCAAAAAGCGCCTTCATCAACAGATCCAGAAAGTGCGCGTGGCTCACGACAATCAACACTTTGaggccctcctcctccgcgctctctgtcATCTGCCACAACCTGAGTCGACACACGCCCACGCACACACCGCGGACCCAAAAACGGGTCAACACGCGGGCGGGAGCGAGCCATGCTGCCTCGCACCACAAATCGGAACGACGTCATCGAGAAAGCCTCAACGTTGACAGCACAcaggggggggtggggggccTGAGGGGGCAGCGCCTCAGAAGGGGGTGACCCGCGGATTCAAGCGCAcacccgcggcgcccagacCTGGCCATCGGCCGCCGTCCTCAAAAACCGACACGACAGCCGCGCCTTCAGACAGCCAAGCTGaacgagcgaggcggagacacttTGCACACGCAGCGGTCGACTGCACACGCGACGCTCAAGATCTGCGACCGAGGGACGCAGTCTGCAAGAGCATGAGAACGTCGGAAAGTCTCTGGGAAGAATCCAGTGCAGTGAGAGGTGAAACGAAACGTTTCAAAATCGTAGGAAACTATAGCAAGCTGACCGTTTTAACACTGCTGACCGAGACGAATTGACCCTCGTACAGACGTTTGCGAGTGTGACTCACGATTCCGCGACGCGGTTCGCCCGCGCTTTCGCCTCAGAAAAGCTTTCCTTGCCCCGACCTGCAAAAAGTCGGGAATGCGCTAGCGGATCTTGACAGTCATATGTCTGTGACCTCGCCCTACCCTGAGTTTTTTTAGCGGCGGGGATCGCGTCTCCATGTGTATGGACACCAAggtgcatgtgcatgcgagACATCACCTGGGAGTTGCCAGTCACCACGATACCTCGAGGAAGAAGTCAAGACTTAGAGACAGAAGTGTTCATCGCTCTCTACatgggcgctgcggctcgctttCACTctctcatatatatatgtggtTTTTCTCCTTCACATCGGTGCCTATGGTAGACAGCTGGTTCACATTGAACCCTGAAGCCTAGAAGCATGAAGCGCGCATGACTACGGCTCGACGTTTTGGAAAATGTCTCAATTGTCTCACCAGGAGTATACCAGCCGTCCTCGAGGCAGTCAGGCGCAGTGAGGCGACCGCCAAATCGCGATTCGTAGTCTTTCTTCGTGCAGCCTAGAAAAAGgagcgagacggcgcgaCAGAAAAGCTCTAGTGACCAAACCGGAGGAAAGCGACGCAGGAGGCACAGTCTCCCCGGACCAATAAATAAATATTTCTATATATTTTAGTATCTGCACGCGAAGGTCCTGAGTGACAACGCGTATGAGTCGCCTCATCCACCGGCTCCACTGCCCACTCAGCCTCGATAGCTACACATAAATaaatatgtaaatatataaaAAGGTTTACAAAAAGATTGTTGCAAATATGTGAATATTTAGATGGAGATAAACAATGAGAAACCGTGCAGACTTTCTGCGCGGAAGTCGGAAAGTAGCGGTGCGCGGGCGTTTCGGTGGCACTGGATCTTCTCACATTTGCGTCTCAGAGGTCACAGTGCGCTTCATCGTCACACGTGCCACACACGCAAACAACGCAGGCGTGAGACCAACGCATCAccggagagggcgcggaagagagagaaggcgctcaCCTGCGTAACTCATACACACCGGTGTTTCCCCCTCTGCGACGCGGCAAAATCTGTACAGGCCACCAACTTCGAAAGTTTCGGGATTCAGCACGCAGTCAGCTGGTCTCtgacgaaaaaaaagagaggaTGCAAACACAACTCGTTGGAATGAGACGCTTTACGACCTGACAGTCGGCTCGAGTCGCGGGCTCTGagtcgcgtctcgcgctttGTCGCTCTCCCCCTGCGTTTCTTTATCCTTTgtttctttccttcttctgctctctcgcggctccgCACTCACCAAATTGAGCCTCTCGCAGAGCGGCATCGCAGTCAGGATCGTGCGCAGGAGGGGGGAGACGAGGACTCTCTGAGGAGGCACGACAAAAAAGACTGCAGACTTTGCTTCGCAACCAACACCACACCATACCGACAGCGCGGGTGCCGTCcccctgtctctccctcgcgcccgaggcgaggcagctgcgccctcgTGGAGGttcggcgacgcgctgcgagCGCGTCTCTGTATCGACGGAGTTGAACAGAATCTCTGATTTCCTGTTAGCGAACGCGGCTCTTGTCGGCACCTCCTCTGCTGGCGGCTACCAGGCtccagcagagacgcagaatgTCCACTCTCGCCGTGCGTAGAGCTCGACAGACGTAAAAACACCCAGCGACGCTCACCACGCCTTCCACGCGCGGAACGGAGACTAGCCGGTCACCCccacgcgcctccacgcggccACTGGAGTCTCTggctccgccgtcgctcggcgcgtcttccttccgcgctgcctccggcgcgcggtCTCCTCGGCTTTCGAGCTCTTCTTCGGTATTATCGGTCGGTTCgctggcctccgcgtctctctccgcagtCGGACGGCCGCCACACGCGGGACtgtccgccgtcgcctctgcgctctccctcagccgcgtctctgcgtgaaGCGCGTCAGACGCCGCACAAGCCTCTTCAGCTtgctcggcgcccgcgaccggcgcaggcgacacaggaaggggaggaggagaccgagacgcggcggagctcgaggccgtcgtcgccgtcggcgggaacgaaggcgagagagaaactCCGCAGTCGGATAAGTACGCATCGCGAAAGTGCtcgccgagcagcagcgcttGCTGGCGACCGCGCTCGCTCAAACCGGGATCTGAGAAAACAGCAAGATGCGCACAAACAAGCAGCTAGGGGgagcagcgcggaggcgccaaaCCAAACAGCTAAACAAAGATGGGGAGCTGAAAAGGGCCTGCACACGCATGATGTTCTCAGGTTTCACAGCTTCGAAGAGATACCTAAAAGCGAAACAGAGTGCAGTGCTGCGATTGTCTCACCGatgtcgcgctgcgcctcgaagAGATCCTCAACTGACGaatctgcagaggagacagaaaaggCGATAAACGGGGGAAAATATCCGCGAAATGGCGAACAGAAAGGAGCATGAGCTACGAGAGCCAcggaagggagagaaagacgacAGAGAGAAATGACGACGCCAGACACGGGAAGAAGAGCCGCACATCCTGTCGAGAATGCCGAACGCCACGCCGAATCGCACTTAGGGCGGAGGTTAGACGGGAAGGAGGGAGCAAAAAGGAGGCACAGAGAAAGTGAAACTACGTGAAAAGGGGAAAAGAATTCGAGTGCATGCGCcaggagagcgcgagcgtcAAGAACAGGAAAAAGGCGAGTGAAAGCGACTCA
This portion of the Besnoitia besnoiti strain Bb-Ger1 chromosome VII, whole genome shotgun sequence genome encodes:
- a CDS encoding phosphoglycerate mutase family protein (encoded by transcript BESB_080480), which produces MKNFFRFSRGNSSGERVEAAEVSHNGSAATSVKSSSLRVIFVRHAESMNNELYQRLRENAVAGRLTANSSVEDLFEAQRDIDPGLSERGRQQALLLGEHFRDAYLSDCGVSLSPSFPPTATTASSSAASRSPPPLPVSPAPVAGAEQAEEACAASDALHAETRLRESAEATADSPACGGRPTAERDAEASEPTDNTEEELESRGDRAPEAARKEDAPSDGGARDSSGRVEARGGDRLVSVPRVEGVRVLVSPLLRTILTAMPLCERLNLRPADCVLNPETFEVGGLYRFCRVAEGETPVCMSYAGCTKKDYESRFGGRLTAPDCLEDGWYTPGRGKESFSEAKARANRVAESLWQMTESAEEEGLKVLIVVSHAHFLDLLMKALFAPKSPEDVSSVSPFFAHPGGAALGKPACRGGNEVTAAHTFLFSNTGVTSLRLSCVTESLAPLPEPSAALLKTQWLFSASSAAKSSRYIVVDWMNRVEHLDGQRGNL